GTGTTGGTCTTTTCATCGGTGAATTTGATGTGCAATCGACATTTGAGGGGGACAACAAAGTTCTGATGCAGCAGGTAAAATGAGTATTCTGTTAGAtatgaaatttgattaataattgagtacaacatttttattttcaaactctGGAAATACGATGATCTGGTTTCATTGTGCAAAACATTAATGGGATCCTAATaagttgtgtttgtttattttcatttgactttTAAACAGtgtaatgataattattatgaaatagtTCTGTCCATTTTTTTGAATGTGAATGGTTGTGTTCTTCATTACATTTCAGATTAGCAAGGCACTCTTTGCAGAATACGTAGCATGTCAGAAGCAAAACAAACCTTTCAGTGGTTTAGGATTAGAGCACATGAACAAACCTTTGCCTGTTATCCCGTCTCACCTAACAACTCCAACCATTAGGAGCAGTGAATTTCAGGTAATCATTTGATTATGTCGGTTGAAATTTGGAGAAGCCATATAGAAGCATATATCTGTTTCTTACGTTACCTCTCACTCACACAGATTGATCTGTTCCACCTAAGAGAGCGAGACCTATTAAGGCGCTTTTTTGAAGAGGTCTCAGAATACCAATCTCGTGGAGAAAGCGAAGAGTCTGCCTTCATTCTAGTGAGGATTCTACCTcgtctttttgttttttccttccaTCTTTTCATTGTCTTACAATTTGGAACACTTTTCTGTTCCAGAGTTATCAGTTAGCAGAAGACTTGAGCAGAGCTTTCTCAGAACGAGCAATACTGAAAACGTTCATTGATGCCGAGTCAGCTTTACCAGCTGGTTCATTGAAGGTAAATCATATTATTGCTTGCTATAAAATAGTACTGGTAAAATGCTCTCTATAACGTGCTTTTTACCATTTATTTAAATCAGCTGGAAGTCATTATCCTGTCATGCCACTTGATCAGGTTGAATGGTTCCTTTAACAGAGgtcttttatcaataaaattcattaaaaatatacaaaagtaatattaaagATGTATAATTACAGAGGctcttaacattaaaatatatataaaaatgttagaaGTTACACGTCAACGAAATATAAGACCAATTCATAACCTATAAATATGgacaaattttactttataaactagttttgtaaatttgaattaaa
Above is a genomic segment from Vigna radiata var. radiata cultivar VC1973A unplaced genomic scaffold, Vradiata_ver6 scaffold_882, whole genome shotgun sequence containing:
- the LOC106755044 gene encoding acyl-coenzyme A oxidase 3, peroxisomal, with product MSFSANDLKMMYVKRTPKSNKAIHIISSAYKATFTWNNIRTLLECREACGGQGVKSENRVGLFIGEFDVQSTFEGDNKVLMQQISKALFAEYVACQKQNKPFSGLGLEHMNKPLPVIPSHLTTPTIRSSEFQIDLFHLRERDLLRRFFEEVSEYQSRGESEESAFILSYQLAEDLSRAFSERAILKTFIDAESALPAGSLKNVLGLLRSLYAVISVDEDASFLRYGYLSKENAYAVRKEVPKLCAELRPHALALVSSFGIPDAFLSPIAYNWLDSNSWSSQL